In Kogia breviceps isolate mKogBre1 chromosome 7, mKogBre1 haplotype 1, whole genome shotgun sequence, a single window of DNA contains:
- the ESAM gene encoding endothelial cell-selective adhesion molecule — MVSLPRSPATSLLRFLFLGLTTLASPSRAQVELHVPAGLTKLRAVEGAEVVLPAWYTLRGEVSSTKPKPWEVPTVIWFLLEGTNMNMSQVLAHISGVTSSKPGASLVYPMPSRNVSLRLQGLQEKDSGPYLCSVNLQDSQGTVRGHSSKTLELSVLVPPAPPSCRLRGAPHVGTNVTLSCQSPRSKPAAQYQWVRSPPSSQVFFAPVLDAIHGSLNLKNLSTSMSGVYICKAHNEVGSAQCNVTLKVSTGPEATVVAGAVVGTMVGLGLLVGLVLLYQRRGKALEEPANDIKEDAIAPRTLPWPKGSDTISKNGTLSSVTSARALRPPQGPPRPGALSPTPSLSSQVLPSPRLPRTDGAHPQPISPSPGGVSSSALSRMGAVPVMVPAQSQAGSLV; from the exons ATGGTTTCCCTGCCCAGGTCCCCTGCGACTAGCTTGCTGCGGTTTTTGTTCCTGGGGCTGACTACTCTCG CGTCCCCCTCGCGGGCCCAAGTGGAGCTGCACGTGCCCGCCGGCCTCACCAAGTTGCGGGCGGTAGAGGGGGCGGAAGTGGTGCTCCCGGCGTGGTACACCCTGCGAGGGGAGGTGTCTTCGACCAAGCCCAAGCCTTGGGAAGTGCCCACCGTGATCTGGTTCTTACTGGAAGGGACGAATATGAATATGAGCCAG GTGTTGGCGCACATCAGTGGGGTCACATCAAGCAAACCTGGAGCATCCCTGGTCTACCCCATGCCCTCCCGGAATGTGTCACTGCGGCTGCAGGGCCTCCAGGAGAAAGACTCCGGACCCTACCTCTGTTCTGTGAACTTGCAAGACAGTCAAGGCACTGTTCGAGGTCACAGCAGCAAGACTTTAGAACTCAGTGTGCTGG ttccCCCAGCTCCTCCATCCTGCCGCCTCCGGGGCGCGCCCCACGTGGGGACCAACGTGACCCTGAGCTGCCAGTCCCCAAGGAGTAAGCCCGCTGCCCAATACCAGTGGGTGCGGTCGCCCCCATCCTCCCAGGTCTTCTTTGCACCTGTTTTAG ATGCCatccatgggtctttaaacctcaaAAACCTTTCCACTTCCATGTCTGGAGTGTATATCTGCAAGGCCCACAATGAGGTGGGCAGTGCCCAGTGCAATGTGACCCTGAAAGTGAGCACAG GGCCTGAGGCTACGGTGGTTGCTGGAGCTGTCGTGGGCACCATGGTTGGATTGGGGCTCCTGGTTGGGCTGGTCTTGCTGTACCAGCGCCGGGGCAAGGCTCTAGAGGAGCCGGCCAACGATATCAA GGAGGACGCCATCGCTCCCCGGACCCTGCCCTGGCCCAAGGGCTCAGACACAATCTCCAAGAATGGGACCCTCTCCTCTGTTACCTCGGCACGAGCCCTTCGGCCACCCCAAGGCCCTCCCAGGCCTGGTGCATTGAGCCCCACACCCAGCCTCTCCAGTCAGGTCCTGCCCTCACCAAGGCTGCCCAGAACGGATGGGGCCCACCCTCAGCCAATATCTCCCAGCCCTGGGGGGGTCTCTTCCTCTGCTCTGAGCCGCATGGGTGCTGTCCCTGTGATGGTGCCCGCCCAGAGTCAGGCTGGGTCTCTGGTGTGA